From Glycine soja cultivar W05 chromosome 4, ASM419377v2, whole genome shotgun sequence, the proteins below share one genomic window:
- the LOC114408582 gene encoding transcription factor E2FC-like isoform X1, producing the protein MGQRYENNVFKSHISNIEAAPGMTQTVHLPPPLQTDPTIRGKQNGKPKGSRNAKSAAHRPYADSTNSTAVNNCRYDSSLGLLTKKFVSLIQDAKDGTLDLNRTAEILEVQKRRIYDITNVLEGVGLIEKTSKNHIKWKGCDGLGPRELEDQVNSLKAEVDSLYAEECKLDDCIRKKQELLRNLEESESSQKYLFITKEDILGLPCFQNQEIIAIKAPKASSIEVPDPDEELGFRQRQYKMIVRSAIGPIYLYLLRYFSAVTLQPKVCKDDHKFEDDSAKPMKLTNPSWNSDLYRKRGVGLLESQNDENNPSERFSLQGSQAFGIQEITPTDFEMEDDYWFQSDPGVSQTELEGVVGSDRRASDD; encoded by the exons ATGGGTCAAAGATATGAAAACAATGTTTTCAAGTCTCACATAAGTAATATTGAAGCTGCTCCCGGTATGACCCAAACAGTTCATCTTCCTCCCCCACTTCAAACCGACCCTAccataagaggaaagcaaaatGGTAAACCAAAAGGTTCAAGAAATGCAAAATCTGCGGCTCACAGACCTTATGCCG ATTCCACTAATTCGACTGCGGTTAACAACTGTCGTTATGACAGTTCCTTAG GACTGTTAACCAAGAAATTTGTGAGCTTAATCCAGGATGCTAAGGATGGAACCCTGGATCTAAATAGAACCGCTGAAATCTTGGAG GTTCAGAAAAGGAGAATTTATGACATTACAAATGTTCTTGAAGGGGTAGGACTGATAGAGAAAACATCAAAGAATCATATAAAGTGGAA GGGATGTGATGGGCTTGGACCTCGAGAACTGGAAGACCAAGTTAATAGTTTAAAG GCTGAAGTTGATAGTCTATATGccgaggaatgcaaacttgatgaTTGTATAAG gAAAAAGCAGGAGCTTCTAAGAAACCTGGAGGAAAGTGAAAGCTCTCAAAA GTACCTCTTTATAACCAAGGAAGATATTCTTGGCCTTCCATGCTTCCAG AATCAAGAAATTATTGCAATCAAGGCTCCAAAAGCTAGTTCCATCGAGGTTCCTGATCCTGATGAG GAATTAGGTTTTCGGCAAAGGCAGTACAAAATGATTGTTCGAAGTGCCATTGGACCAATATATTTGTACCTCTTGAGGTACTTCTCTGCTGTAACATTGCAACCAAAAGTTTG cAAGGACGACCACAAGTTTGAGGATGATAGTGCCAAACCGATGAAATTAACAAATCCATCATGGAATAGTGATCTCTACAGAAAGAGGGGTGTGGGATTATTAGAAAGccaaaatgatgaaaataatcCTTCTGAGCGTTTCAGTTTGCAGGGTTCACAAGCATTTGGAATTCAAGAAATTACTCCCACTGATTTTGAA ATGGAAGATGACTATTGGTTTCAATCAGATCCTGGAGTGAGCCAAACAGaatt GGAAGGAGTAGTTGGTTCTGATAGACGTGCTTCAGACGATTAA
- the LOC114408583 gene encoding putative HVA22-like protein g isoform X1 — translation MIGSFITRALVMVFGYAFPAYECYKAVEKNRPEIEQLRFWCQYWILVAVLSVCERIADAFISWVPMYSEAKLAFVIYLWYPKTKGTTYVYDSFFRPYVAKHETEIDRNLLELRTRAGDTAVLYWQKAASYGQTRIFEILQYVAAQSTPSPRPAQQQPAMRVRQAATSNSQPASATEPQAENPSSPTSSSSSQQQKEVAEEELGSSQVPKAPYTVAGLSSQKSNPIPETANQSVPEEDEPMQIEAAAPSSSSANENENPPLEDTIMEESIRVTRGRLRKNRSARIR, via the exons ATGATAGGATCTTTTATTACAAGGGCACTTGT GATGGTTTTTGGCTATGCCTTCCCTGCCTATGAATGCTATAAAGCAGTTGAAAAGAATAGgccagaaattgaacaacttcGTTTTTGGTGCCAGTACTG GATTTTGGTAGCTGTTTTGTCAGTATGTGAGCGGATTGCTGATGCTTTTATATCATG GGTCCCAATGTATAGTGAAGCTAAGTTGGCATTTGTCATATACTTGTGGTACCCGAAAACAAAG GGAACAACATATGTGTATGATTCCTTCTTTAGACCATATGTTGCGAAACATGAGACAGAAATTGACCGCAACTTGTTGGAACTAAGGACAAGGGCAGGAGATACTGCAGTTTTGTATTGGCAAAAAGCTGCTAGTTATGGCCAGACtagaatatttgaaattttgcaGTATGTTGCTGCACAGTCAACACCTTCGCCACGCCCTGCTCAG CAACAACCAGCTATGAGGGTGCGTCAAGCCGCAACTAGTAATAGCCAACCAGCATCTGCGACAGAACCACAAGCTGAGAATCCATCTTCTCCTACTTCTAGTTCATCCAGTCAGCAACAGAAGGAAGTAGCAGAGGAGGAGTTGGGTTCTTCACAAGTGCCTAAAGCACCTTATACTGTAGCAGGTTTAAGTAGCCAGAAGTCTAATCCTATACCTGAAACGGCCAATCAATCGGTACCTGAAGAGGATGAGCCAATGCAGATTGAAGCAGCAGCACCTTCATCCTCTTCtgcaaatgaaaatgagaaccCTCCCTTGGAAGATACAATAATGGAAGAAAGCATTAGGGTAACGCGTGGTAGACTAAGAAAAAATCGATCAGCTCGAATCCGTTAG
- the LOC114408583 gene encoding HVA22-like protein i isoform X2 yields MIGSFITRALVILVAVLSVCERIADAFISWVPMYSEAKLAFVIYLWYPKTKGTTYVYDSFFRPYVAKHETEIDRNLLELRTRAGDTAVLYWQKAASYGQTRIFEILQYVAAQSTPSPRPAQQQPAMRVRQAATSNSQPASATEPQAENPSSPTSSSSSQQQKEVAEEELGSSQVPKAPYTVAGLSSQKSNPIPETANQSVPEEDEPMQIEAAAPSSSSANENENPPLEDTIMEESIRVTRGRLRKNRSARIR; encoded by the exons ATGATAGGATCTTTTATTACAAGGGCACTTGT GATTTTGGTAGCTGTTTTGTCAGTATGTGAGCGGATTGCTGATGCTTTTATATCATG GGTCCCAATGTATAGTGAAGCTAAGTTGGCATTTGTCATATACTTGTGGTACCCGAAAACAAAG GGAACAACATATGTGTATGATTCCTTCTTTAGACCATATGTTGCGAAACATGAGACAGAAATTGACCGCAACTTGTTGGAACTAAGGACAAGGGCAGGAGATACTGCAGTTTTGTATTGGCAAAAAGCTGCTAGTTATGGCCAGACtagaatatttgaaattttgcaGTATGTTGCTGCACAGTCAACACCTTCGCCACGCCCTGCTCAG CAACAACCAGCTATGAGGGTGCGTCAAGCCGCAACTAGTAATAGCCAACCAGCATCTGCGACAGAACCACAAGCTGAGAATCCATCTTCTCCTACTTCTAGTTCATCCAGTCAGCAACAGAAGGAAGTAGCAGAGGAGGAGTTGGGTTCTTCACAAGTGCCTAAAGCACCTTATACTGTAGCAGGTTTAAGTAGCCAGAAGTCTAATCCTATACCTGAAACGGCCAATCAATCGGTACCTGAAGAGGATGAGCCAATGCAGATTGAAGCAGCAGCACCTTCATCCTCTTCtgcaaatgaaaatgagaaccCTCCCTTGGAAGATACAATAATGGAAGAAAGCATTAGGGTAACGCGTGGTAGACTAAGAAAAAATCGATCAGCTCGAATCCGTTAG
- the LOC114408582 gene encoding transcription factor E2FC-like isoform X2 — protein sequence MGQRYENNVFKSHISNIEAAPGMTQTVHLPPPLQTDPTIRGKQNGKPKGSRNAKSAAHRPYADSTNSTAVNNCRYDSSLGLLTKKFVSLIQDAKDGTLDLNRTAEILEVQKRRIYDITNVLEGVGLIEKTSKNHIKWKGCDGLGPRELEDQVNSLKAEVDSLYAEECKLDDCIRKKQELLRNLEESESSQKYLFITKEDILGLPCFQNQEIIAIKAPKASSIEVPDPDEELGFRQRQYKMIVRSAIGPIYLYLLRYFSAVTLQPKVCKDDHKFEDDSAKPMKLTNPSWNSDLYRKRGVGLLESQNDENNPSERFSLQGSQAFGIQEITPTDFEMEDDYWFQSDPGVSQTELWGKE from the exons ATGGGTCAAAGATATGAAAACAATGTTTTCAAGTCTCACATAAGTAATATTGAAGCTGCTCCCGGTATGACCCAAACAGTTCATCTTCCTCCCCCACTTCAAACCGACCCTAccataagaggaaagcaaaatGGTAAACCAAAAGGTTCAAGAAATGCAAAATCTGCGGCTCACAGACCTTATGCCG ATTCCACTAATTCGACTGCGGTTAACAACTGTCGTTATGACAGTTCCTTAG GACTGTTAACCAAGAAATTTGTGAGCTTAATCCAGGATGCTAAGGATGGAACCCTGGATCTAAATAGAACCGCTGAAATCTTGGAG GTTCAGAAAAGGAGAATTTATGACATTACAAATGTTCTTGAAGGGGTAGGACTGATAGAGAAAACATCAAAGAATCATATAAAGTGGAA GGGATGTGATGGGCTTGGACCTCGAGAACTGGAAGACCAAGTTAATAGTTTAAAG GCTGAAGTTGATAGTCTATATGccgaggaatgcaaacttgatgaTTGTATAAG gAAAAAGCAGGAGCTTCTAAGAAACCTGGAGGAAAGTGAAAGCTCTCAAAA GTACCTCTTTATAACCAAGGAAGATATTCTTGGCCTTCCATGCTTCCAG AATCAAGAAATTATTGCAATCAAGGCTCCAAAAGCTAGTTCCATCGAGGTTCCTGATCCTGATGAG GAATTAGGTTTTCGGCAAAGGCAGTACAAAATGATTGTTCGAAGTGCCATTGGACCAATATATTTGTACCTCTTGAGGTACTTCTCTGCTGTAACATTGCAACCAAAAGTTTG cAAGGACGACCACAAGTTTGAGGATGATAGTGCCAAACCGATGAAATTAACAAATCCATCATGGAATAGTGATCTCTACAGAAAGAGGGGTGTGGGATTATTAGAAAGccaaaatgatgaaaataatcCTTCTGAGCGTTTCAGTTTGCAGGGTTCACAAGCATTTGGAATTCAAGAAATTACTCCCACTGATTTTGAA ATGGAAGATGACTATTGGTTTCAATCAGATCCTGGAGTGAGCCAAACAGaattgtggg GGAAGGAGTAG
- the LOC114408582 gene encoding transcription factor E2FC-like isoform X3, producing MGQRYENNVFKSHISNIEAAPGMTQTVHLPPPLQTDPTIRGKQNGKPKGSRNAKSAAHRPYADSTNSTAVNNCRYDSSLGLLTKKFVSLIQDAKDGTLDLNRTAEILEVQKRRIYDITNVLEGVGLIEKTSKNHIKWKGCDGLGPRELEDQVNSLKAEVDSLYAEECKLDDCIRKKQELLRNLEESESSQKYLFITKEDILGLPCFQNQEIIAIKAPKASSIEVPDPDEELGFRQRQYKMIVRSAIGPIYLYLLSKDDHKFEDDSAKPMKLTNPSWNSDLYRKRGVGLLESQNDENNPSERFSLQGSQAFGIQEITPTDFEMEDDYWFQSDPGVSQTELEGVVGSDRRASDD from the exons ATGGGTCAAAGATATGAAAACAATGTTTTCAAGTCTCACATAAGTAATATTGAAGCTGCTCCCGGTATGACCCAAACAGTTCATCTTCCTCCCCCACTTCAAACCGACCCTAccataagaggaaagcaaaatGGTAAACCAAAAGGTTCAAGAAATGCAAAATCTGCGGCTCACAGACCTTATGCCG ATTCCACTAATTCGACTGCGGTTAACAACTGTCGTTATGACAGTTCCTTAG GACTGTTAACCAAGAAATTTGTGAGCTTAATCCAGGATGCTAAGGATGGAACCCTGGATCTAAATAGAACCGCTGAAATCTTGGAG GTTCAGAAAAGGAGAATTTATGACATTACAAATGTTCTTGAAGGGGTAGGACTGATAGAGAAAACATCAAAGAATCATATAAAGTGGAA GGGATGTGATGGGCTTGGACCTCGAGAACTGGAAGACCAAGTTAATAGTTTAAAG GCTGAAGTTGATAGTCTATATGccgaggaatgcaaacttgatgaTTGTATAAG gAAAAAGCAGGAGCTTCTAAGAAACCTGGAGGAAAGTGAAAGCTCTCAAAA GTACCTCTTTATAACCAAGGAAGATATTCTTGGCCTTCCATGCTTCCAG AATCAAGAAATTATTGCAATCAAGGCTCCAAAAGCTAGTTCCATCGAGGTTCCTGATCCTGATGAG GAATTAGGTTTTCGGCAAAGGCAGTACAAAATGATTGTTCGAAGTGCCATTGGACCAATATATTTGTACCTCTTGAG cAAGGACGACCACAAGTTTGAGGATGATAGTGCCAAACCGATGAAATTAACAAATCCATCATGGAATAGTGATCTCTACAGAAAGAGGGGTGTGGGATTATTAGAAAGccaaaatgatgaaaataatcCTTCTGAGCGTTTCAGTTTGCAGGGTTCACAAGCATTTGGAATTCAAGAAATTACTCCCACTGATTTTGAA ATGGAAGATGACTATTGGTTTCAATCAGATCCTGGAGTGAGCCAAACAGaatt GGAAGGAGTAGTTGGTTCTGATAGACGTGCTTCAGACGATTAA
- the LOC114408584 gene encoding endoglucanase 2-like: MGEKSRSKGGCCGWFIAFIILALVVGAIVFTVKKKFSHSGSDKPAPVPGPPGAVDQKYSTALKTAMQFFDIQKSGKLVDNKISWRGNSALKDGSQAKLDLTKGMYDAGDNMKFGFPMAFTATVLSWSILEYGDQMDHVGQLDAAQDSLKWITDYLINAHPSENVLYIQVGDPVADHKCWEKPEAITEERPLIQVNASCPGSDVAAETAAAMASASLVFKKTDPTYSSTLLKHAKQLFTFADKNRGSYSENIPEVQTYYNSTGYGDELLWAASWLYHATGDDSYLQFVTGQDGEDYAQWGSPTWFSWDNKLAGTQVLLSRLSFFKAKDISNSYSSGLHSYRKTAEAVMCGLLPDSPTATKSRTDDGLIWVSQWNSLQHPVASAFLAAVYSDYMLTSQTPKLKCGSDSFTPSDLRDFAKSQADYVLGKNPMHMSFLVGYGDKYPQFVHHRGASIPADAKTGCKDGFQWLESSDPNPNVATGALVGGPFLNETFIDSRNNSMQTEPSTYNSAVIVGLLSSLVTTSSAVQSFT, from the exons atgggaGAAAAATCGAGGTCCAAAGGAGGGTGCTGCGGTTGGTTTATCGCGTTTATCATTCTGGCTCTCGTCGTCGGTGCCATTGTTTTTACCGTTAAGAAGAAATTTAGTCACTCCGGTTCCGATAAGCCTGCTCCGGTTCCCGGTCCCCCTGGCGCCGTTGACCAAAAATATTCCACTGCACTCAAAACTGCGATGCAATTCTTCGATATTCAGAAAT CTGGGAAGTTAGTTGACAACAAAATATCTTGGAGAGGGAATTCGGCTCTTAAGGATGGGAGCCAAGCGAAGTTGGATCTAACAAAAGGGATGTACGATGCTGGGGATAACATGAAGTTTGGTTTTCCCATGGCTTTTACGGCGACGGTGCTGTCGTGGTCCATTCTGGAATATGGAGATCAGATGGATCACGTTGGCCAGTTAGACGCTGCGCAAGATTCGCTCAAGTGGATCACTGATTATCTCATCAATGCTCACCCTTCTGAGAATGTTCTCTATATTCAG GTGGGTGATCCTGTTGCAGATCACAAGTGTTGGGAAAAACCAGAAGCCATTACTGAGGAACGACCACTCATACAAGTGAATGCATCTTGTCCTGGATCAGACGTTGCAGCTGAAACTGCAGCAGCCATGGCCTCAGCATCTTTGGTCTTTAAAAAGACTGATCCTACATATTCAAGCACTCTACTCAAGCATGCAAAACAGTTGTTTACTTTTGCTGACAAGAATAGAGGTTCCTATAGTGAGAATATACCCGAAGTCCAGACATATTATAACTCAACTGGATATGGTGATGAGCTTTTATGGGCAGCTAGTTGGCTCTATCATGCTACGGGTGATGATTCTTACCTTCAGTTTGTGACTGGCCAAGATGGAGAAGACTATGCTCAATGGGGAAGCCCAACCTGGTTCAGTTGGGATAACAAGCTTGCTGGAACTCAG GTTTTGTTATCTAGATTAAGCTTTTTTAAGGCAAAGGACATTTCGAATTCATATAGCTCTGGGCTCCATAGTTACAGGAAAACTGCTGAGGCTGTAATGTGTGGTCTTCTTCCGGATTCTCCAACAGCCACAAAAAGCAGAACAGATG ATGGTCTTATATGGGTGAGCCAATGGAACTCTTTGCAACATCCTGTTGCATCCGCATTCTTAGCTGCTGTTTACAGTGACTATATGCTAACATCGCAGACACCAAAACTAAAATGTGGTTCAGATTCCTTTACCCCATCAGATCTTCGAGACTTTGCCAAATCTCAG GCTGATTACGTATTGGGCAAGAATCCTATGCATATGAGTTTTCTGGTGGGCTATGGAGATAAATACCCTCAATTTGTGCATCATAGGGGTGCTTCAATTCCTGCTGATGCAAAAACTGGCTGCAAGGATGGCTTCCAGTGGCTTGAGTCATCTGATCCTAATCCCAATGTAGCTACTGGAGCACTTGTTGGTGGACCCTTCTTAAATGAGACTTTCATTGATTCCAGGAACAATTCCATGCAAACAGAACCAAGCACGTACAACAGTGCTGTCATAGTCGGTCTCTTATCAAGTTTAGTTACCACGTCTTCTGCCGTTCAATCCTTTACCTAA